From a single Labrenzia sp. PHM005 genomic region:
- a CDS encoding CRTAC1 family protein, producing MSFRKISCYVALFTTVAIAPAIANGEKSLAPVPSFNDEASTAGIQHTYDGAWEYFVGGGIAIFDCDGDRRPDMFLAGGKNPALLYRNQSLTGGSLNFEAVSQYGLSEKQSAKVLGAYPIDFDNDDVLDLVLLRLGENLLLKGKGDCTFDVSNRALSFDGGREWSTAFSATYEEGSDFPTLAFGNYVDRSAPGSPWGTCHDNFLFRPEKTAEGSVSYPEAARLSPGYCSLSILFTDWNRSGEASLRISNDRHYYRGGQEQLWAIPKGRPPRPYRKTDGWQHLKIWGMGIASIDLNVDGFPEYALTSMGDTKLQKLDDEADETVPVYQDIAFDLGVTAHRPYTGDDLKPSTGWHSEFQDVNNDGLWDLFIAKGNVEAMPDFAAYDPDNLLLGQWSGRFTETGKDAGIALDRRGRGAGLADFNSDGLLDLVVVNRAAPVSLFRNLGDGTADKPRPLGNWLAVDVRQPGKPNRRAVGAKISVKTGNRTVVKDIQIGAGHASGQLGFVHFGLGVAERANVRIKWPDGDWSHGYRVFANSHVIIDRGAEKARFWYPE from the coding sequence ATGAGTTTTCGCAAGATTTCCTGCTATGTCGCGCTCTTCACTACGGTAGCTATCGCACCCGCTATCGCTAACGGGGAAAAATCTCTTGCTCCGGTTCCGAGTTTCAATGACGAAGCTTCTACAGCCGGAATCCAACACACTTATGATGGTGCCTGGGAGTATTTCGTTGGCGGTGGAATTGCCATCTTCGACTGCGATGGCGATCGGCGGCCGGACATGTTTTTGGCCGGTGGGAAAAATCCGGCACTGCTCTACCGGAACCAAAGCCTTACCGGCGGCAGTCTGAACTTTGAGGCCGTTTCTCAATATGGACTGAGCGAAAAACAAAGTGCCAAAGTACTTGGTGCCTATCCGATCGACTTCGACAACGATGATGTCTTGGATCTTGTTCTTTTAAGGCTGGGCGAAAACCTGCTTTTGAAAGGCAAGGGCGATTGCACCTTCGACGTTTCCAACCGCGCGCTAAGCTTTGACGGCGGGCGGGAGTGGTCGACGGCTTTTTCCGCGACCTATGAGGAAGGGTCTGACTTTCCGACGCTCGCCTTCGGCAACTACGTCGACAGATCTGCGCCCGGCTCGCCTTGGGGCACCTGCCACGACAATTTCCTTTTCCGGCCGGAAAAAACAGCGGAAGGATCGGTCAGCTATCCGGAAGCGGCCCGTTTGTCTCCGGGATATTGCAGTCTGTCGATCCTGTTTACTGATTGGAACCGCTCCGGCGAAGCCTCCTTACGCATCTCCAACGACCGGCATTATTATCGCGGCGGCCAGGAACAGCTCTGGGCCATTCCAAAGGGACGGCCACCCCGTCCCTACCGCAAAACGGATGGCTGGCAGCACCTTAAAATCTGGGGCATGGGCATCGCGTCGATCGATCTCAATGTTGACGGCTTTCCCGAATATGCGCTCACAAGCATGGGCGACACCAAGCTGCAGAAACTCGATGACGAGGCCGATGAAACAGTCCCGGTTTATCAGGATATCGCCTTTGATTTGGGTGTTACCGCACACCGGCCCTACACCGGAGATGATCTCAAACCCTCAACCGGCTGGCATTCAGAATTTCAAGACGTCAACAACGATGGGCTTTGGGATCTCTTTATTGCCAAGGGCAATGTGGAGGCCATGCCGGATTTTGCGGCCTATGACCCGGACAATCTGCTGCTTGGACAATGGAGCGGCAGGTTCACAGAAACGGGCAAGGACGCCGGGATTGCGCTGGACCGGCGCGGCCGGGGTGCTGGATTGGCCGATTTCAACTCAGACGGATTGCTTGATTTGGTCGTCGTCAACCGGGCAGCCCCTGTCAGCCTCTTCCGCAATCTCGGTGATGGCACTGCGGATAAACCGCGGCCGCTCGGCAACTGGCTGGCGGTTGATGTCCGCCAGCCCGGCAAACCCAACCGCCGCGCGGTTGGCGCAAAAATCAGCGTCAAAACCGGCAACCGGACCGTGGTCAAGGATATTCAGATAGGCGCCGGACACGCGTCCGGGCAGCTAGGCTTTGTGCACTTCGGCCTCGGTGTCGCCGAGCGGGCGAACGTGCGTATCAAATGGCCCGATGGCGACTGGAGCCACGGGTATCGGGTTTTTGCCAACTCTCACGTCATTATCGATCGGGGCGCTGAAAAAGCACGTTTCTGGTATCCGGAGTGA
- a CDS encoding GNAT family N-acetyltransferase: MSLSMDIETERLRLARPRLTEVQELFAFLGDPVAMRYTQKDKNLAACRRRIAIHEWRRRRDGFAPWTVRLKGHPQIIGWGGLYDDPFDPGWGPELAFFFHPKAWGQGYGAELSSAALAVADTAIHLPMVSAFAHPDNKGSNRLLQKVGFQPVRYVDHMDRILYRRHNPEQF, from the coding sequence ATGTCGTTGAGCATGGATATCGAAACAGAACGATTACGGCTCGCAAGGCCTAGACTGACTGAGGTGCAAGAACTTTTTGCGTTTTTGGGCGATCCAGTGGCAATGCGCTATACGCAAAAGGATAAGAACCTGGCGGCGTGCCGACGCCGGATTGCCATCCATGAGTGGCGGCGCCGGCGGGACGGGTTTGCTCCATGGACAGTCCGACTCAAGGGACATCCGCAGATCATTGGGTGGGGCGGTTTGTATGATGATCCGTTCGATCCGGGTTGGGGACCGGAGTTGGCATTTTTCTTTCATCCCAAAGCTTGGGGCCAAGGGTATGGTGCCGAGCTGTCGTCAGCAGCGCTTGCGGTCGCTGACACCGCCATCCACTTACCAATGGTGTCCGCCTTTGCTCATCCGGACAATAAAGGGTCCAACAGGCTGCTTCAGAAAGTCGGGTTTCAGCCAGTGCGCTACGTTGACCACATGGATCGCATTCTTTACCGGCGGCACAATCCGGAGCAGTTTTAG
- a CDS encoding NAD(P)-dependent oxidoreductase, giving the protein MTQTKAGPDIAAGRLPQEAYADNFSDLHPLLEPHEAQVEADRCYFCYDAPCMQACPTSIDIPQFIRQISTGNPTGSAKTIFDQNILGGMCARVCPTETLCEQVCVRETAEGKPVQIGQLQRYATDHYMAENDTTPFTRGAPTGKKIAVVGAGPAGLACAHRLSVHGHDVTLFDAKEKAGGLNEYGIASYKSVDNFAAREVEFVLSIGGIEMKSGQRLGDNLDLAELRASYDAVFLSIGLGGVNALGLENEDKSGSIDAVDYIADLRQADDLSKLAVGRNVVVIGGGMTAVDIAVQTKLLGAEDVTIAYRRGQDRMNASDFEQQLAQTNGVKILTWAQPKALVAENGSISAIELERTEDQNGSLTGTGEVITLPADMVFKAVGQTLVQTDLGGALTLEKGRIVVDADRKTSLDDVWAGGDCVAGGEDLTVAAVEDGKVAAEAINAALSA; this is encoded by the coding sequence ATGACCCAGACCAAAGCCGGCCCGGATATTGCCGCCGGGCGCTTGCCTCAGGAAGCATACGCTGACAACTTCAGCGATCTGCATCCGCTGCTGGAACCGCACGAGGCACAGGTCGAGGCAGACCGGTGCTACTTCTGTTACGATGCACCTTGCATGCAAGCGTGCCCGACCAGCATCGACATCCCGCAATTCATCCGCCAAATCTCTACCGGCAACCCGACCGGATCTGCGAAGACCATCTTCGATCAGAACATCCTCGGCGGCATGTGCGCCCGCGTCTGCCCCACCGAAACCTTGTGCGAGCAAGTATGTGTCCGCGAAACCGCCGAAGGCAAACCGGTCCAGATCGGACAGCTGCAGCGTTACGCCACTGACCACTACATGGCGGAAAACGACACGACACCGTTCACCCGCGGTGCTCCAACCGGCAAAAAGATTGCCGTTGTTGGTGCCGGCCCTGCGGGTCTTGCCTGTGCCCACCGCTTGTCGGTTCACGGCCATGACGTCACGCTGTTTGACGCCAAGGAAAAAGCCGGCGGCCTGAATGAATACGGCATCGCGTCCTATAAGTCGGTCGATAATTTCGCCGCACGCGAAGTTGAATTTGTTCTGTCCATCGGCGGCATTGAAATGAAGTCCGGCCAGCGGCTCGGAGACAATCTCGATCTTGCCGAACTTCGCGCCTCCTACGACGCAGTATTTCTTTCCATCGGCCTTGGCGGTGTCAATGCCCTTGGACTTGAGAATGAAGACAAGAGCGGTTCGATCGACGCAGTCGATTACATCGCAGACCTGCGCCAGGCTGACGACCTTTCCAAGCTCGCAGTGGGCCGGAATGTTGTTGTCATCGGCGGCGGCATGACCGCAGTTGATATTGCGGTTCAAACCAAGCTGCTCGGTGCAGAAGACGTCACCATAGCCTACCGGCGCGGCCAGGACCGCATGAATGCGTCTGACTTTGAGCAACAACTGGCTCAAACCAACGGCGTCAAGATCCTGACCTGGGCACAGCCCAAAGCGCTGGTTGCCGAAAACGGATCGATCTCGGCCATTGAACTGGAACGAACAGAGGACCAAAATGGATCTCTGACGGGAACAGGTGAAGTCATCACTTTGCCGGCCGACATGGTGTTCAAGGCTGTGGGCCAGACATTGGTTCAAACTGATCTCGGCGGTGCTTTGACACTTGAAAAAGGACGGATTGTGGTCGACGCGGACCGCAAGACGAGCCTCGATGATGTGTGGGCAGGCGGCGACTGTGTTGCCGGCGGCGAAGACCTGACGGTCGCAGCGGTTGAAGACGGCAAAGTGGCCGCTGAAGCCATCAACGCTGCGCTGAGCGCCTGA